The sequence ctccactGACCTGCCTGATACATCCTGATGTCCtaatccagtgtcacccagatgagaatGGGTTAAATTTTGAGTCTGGGTTCCACTCAAGTTTTCTTCcccatatcatctcagggaattTTTCTTTTCCGCCATAATTCTGGCTTGCATTATAAATGCAGCTATAAACTTACATCCAGAATTTATATAGCTCTGTAAAGCTGCACtgttataattaaaatttttaaaagtgctatacaaataaaattgaaaaccCTATACAGTTAAATGGACTGAATCACTTGTTCTTTCCACATAAGCTTACTGtgcttttgtctctctctctctctctctctctctctctctctctctctctctttctctctgtctttttttttactcagctGCCACAGGGGCTCATGTTGGAATGACAGCAGGAGCACCAGCGGTCAGCTTGTACCGTGTCCGACTGGCCTTCACCTTGTCATCATTTTAAGGTGTTGAAAACTTGCCGAGTgaaatgtgtgaatgtgattgCCACAAATTTGCTCTATATTTAGAAGATATTTAGAAgtacattgtttttttcttgatcACTGGCTGCTTGGCCATAGCAGGTGATGTGTTTTGGCTTTCGGAAAAATGAAGTTCATAGTGTGGTGCTAGCTTTCTGACTTGAGTATCTGCATGACCTCATTTCAGTACAGGTTTGCTGTGAAATGCTTGGCAGACACAGACATTCCATTAATTCAATCCCTGCAgtggagacagagtgagagagagagagagagagagagagagagacctactTGTAAGATACTGAAGGATTCAACAATCGAGACTTCATTcaaaaaaatgcacatttaAGGGTGTCTCCAAAAGATATGAAACTTGACTACATGAAATGAAGGAGACAGAAGGGAAAGACAAGGCCTTCTTTCTGAATGATTCACAGTAATTGAGTCACTGGCTGAGGCAGATAGTCTCCGTTTGGTTGTATTTCACGCTCCTGTGAGCTTGTGGCAGGCTTGTTCTGTCAGACAGCCTGCAGACTGCAGCCCTCGCCCAATTCTCTCCTCTACTGTGCTGCAAAATAACACGCTGAGTGACCTCCTCATGGCAAAATGCCTAGGAAAAAGGAGGGAGGAACagaaaaagatggagagagggggaaGGGGGTGGCCATACTTCACTGCTGCACACAGCAGATAATGAAGCCAACTGCAGAGAAAATCAGAgaagagagtgaatgagagagagagagaaagaaagggggggAGGGAGGTTGACAGAGAGAAAGCCGCTGGATGCTCCATGAAACCTGACAGTAGAGTGAGCAGACCAGTGATCAGTACATGCTCTTGATAAATCAGAGCTGTGCTTTTTAATACCTGCTAGAAATACATGGCTGTTTGTTAAAACTGGTCACGCTGCATCTCAATAGGAAGCTGCAACAAAATTATAAGAAGAGAGGATGCTGAATCAATATACAATGCATGTCTCTGTTGTTAAAGATGGATAGAAATCGATTGCTTGCCATTCTTCACGTGGGGTGATTTTTAAGAAgccaaaattattattatgattaaaatgaatcatatcattaaaataatcaatGCATACTTTATAGAGCTTTATAAGTAGATTAATTTGTGTCTGATATTATCTGTTCTGATATCTGATTTTTCCATCAATGTTTCCATCAATATATGATTAAGGCTTTAAAAATTATTGTGAGGgcttcaaaaaaataaataaataaataaataaataaataaataaataatatatatatatatatatatatatatatatatatatatatatatatatatatatatatatatatatatattattgtttattattattgttaaatttgttgttttccaaggaaacacacacgaaattagtctcaatagaaaatatagaaaaagaacaagacatgctgacatatcagagttagaaataatgattttgatggaaatgattgAATGTTTATGTTtgaaactttgccttcatcaaaaaaaaaaccaaacaccttttgcagcaattacagacTGGACATTGTAGCTGTCAATTTagcaagataatctgatgagatttcaccccatgcttcctggagcatctcccacaatatggactggctgatggagtcttcctctgtagctgaaatcaagctgaaatatgcaattGATCCCAAACCTTTGAacggtagtgtgtgtatatatatatatatatatatatatatatatatatatatatatatatatatatatatatatatatatatatatatcacaataCCAATTCACTTAAGGCCGTATTCAAAGTGAATATTTACAAAGGGAAGATCTCTGTATTTGGAGTCAGTTTATACAGGTGCCCATTCAAATTATTCAAATTACCTCAGTGTAGTTTTGCACCTGTGAGGTTCGGAGATTTTTCTTGAGTCGAAGTGTTGGAGACACTGAAAGAAAATCAGAGGATAGATAATGTACAAGACGGCGTTAACATTAACGCAAAAGAGactaaaatgaaaattaaaaagacTAATATGTTCATATATACTTTATGGTCAAATGTTTGTGGGCACCTGACTGTTACACCCATTTGTGcttcttctccaaactgctgcCACAAATTTTCAAGCACACATCACAATGCTCCTGTACACAGAGCAAACTCCATAATGACATGGTGTACCAAGATGTGCCCAGCCCTGACCTAGACCTCACTGACCAAACTGGAATGAATTAGACTgccgactgcaccccagacctcacTGTTCGacaccagtgtctgatctcactaatgctcctgtagctaaatgaacacaaatccccacagcctagtggaaaaccttcacagaagagtggagcgcattataacagcaaaggcgGATTAAATCTGTAATGCAATGTTCTCTGGACTTCACATAAGATGTCAAATAATCCTTTAACAGAAGTTTAATAAATTGATCATATAAGTAGTACTAGTTGAAATTATTACTTTAATCACTAGTAATTTGTCTCCATGCTCATGCTCCATGCAACACTTGATCCAGGATCTCATTTATTTTGCAAAATCAGCTTAGCGTCCAAAAACAAGAACAGTTACAGCTTACGAGTGTAGTGCATTGCAAAATTCAATGTAAGATGATCTTGGAAAAAAAACGATACTTTCCTTGTATATGATTTATATTGTCTTAGTTGCCTTATTTGAATGGATTTACATCTCTAAGcaagacatggatgactgaATGATgagggaaacaaaaaaaaaatttttgaccatttatAACATGCTTTCCtcaacaacaaataaatttcATGAAATTGATCGgtcatttttgttgttattttaaaacctttatatTTCCAGCTTTCAGAGCTCGTGTTAAGTAAATAACAGTCTGCCTGAAGAATTAATGGCTCAATTTGCTAGATATGTGTGCTTTTCTAATGcagtgggaaaaaaacatgctttGCTTAATGTTTTGGATATTTGCCATAGCATACAGTATGTCTAATAGATTCACTTTGTAACTAGTTTTTATCCCAGCTGTCAAATTATCCAGTGTGTGCCTGAAAGGCAAAGCACCTAACAAAAAGAAgtcaactttaaataaaaagaggTAACTTGGACAAGGGTGGGATGAATCAGCCTAAGGCGTACAAGAGTGGCCAAGGTCAGACGAAGGGCAGACAAAACCCAAGAAGGCAGAGAAGGTTGGACAAGGACAGGCAAAGTTACATAAAGGCAGAAGAAGCCAGACAAAGGCTGGAAAACTGGCCAAAAATGGATGGACAAGCAGCAGAAAAAGGTGGACAAAATATAGACAAGCATAGACTAAAGCAGAAAACGACAGACATGGTAAACATGAACAAAAGTGGACAAAAGTGGACTAAAGCTACCTAATCAGAGGATGGAGAAAGACAAAGGTGGATATGGCAGATAAAGGAATTCAGTATGATGGACCAAAGACATCATTATAATGTTACTATGCAATTAGGTGCACTTACACCCATGATGATTATGTTCAGCTGCAAACATTtcttaaatgaaaatgtaattcaccatgatttattattttataagtgGGATACAATTACGGACTGCTACCAATCTGTAGCAATGCACAATTTGCTACCTTTTTCTCCATCCATTAATCTTCACATCATGTCCATCATGAGACACACGTCAGTCTCAatgtcactgtcactgtccaGTAATTAAGATCCGCTCAGTGGGGTTTCTAGAAGAGATGTGATTCCTGATGTTAAGGCTCATCAGAAGTCGCAGAAATCAGGTGGTACGGAGAAAgctgtttatttgtgtataaCTTATCATGTGGAATTtatacacattataaacacatttctaCATATTCCatattatagatagatataatCCAAATGAAACCccttattatgtattattacatAGGCGTATAGCTAACTATTCCGAGCTAGGTGTTATGATAATGCCACTGACATTACATTACCTTTAAAGactatataaaataaaccaagGGTGAGTTCACAAGCTGACCTCTACAGCTCACATCGACACGCAGAGAGAAAACAGCTTCTGATGAGGCACGGAGCACACTGAAACATAAAACAATTACTATCAGACCTGAAAAAAATGACTCCTCCAAACAAGATTACTGAGACCTTTGTCCCAAAGGTCAAATCAATTCAGCAGTGGAAATGTTACTGGGTAGATACGAGTGGATATCTGCCCAACAGTCCATTCAGACATGACCTAGTTAGATTCGTTAGCTTTTTTCCAGCACATGAAAACTAGTTATTCCTAAAAGAGCAAGATTTAAAACTATACATGTTTAATCAAGTATATTAGTTCTATTTTGAAGAAGTgagaaattaatgaataaataaaaaatgaatgaatgaagcaaTCGCTCCCATGAGAGCCATAATGGACAGATGGAGAATCTGCACCGCTTCCTAACACATGCAAATCGCCTTGAGGATTGGTTTTCAATAATCAGCCCTGACCTTTGACTTCATGTTGTTAAGACAAGGCTGTAGTTTGGGGTTGATTTGAGGACATAGATTATAGACCAGAATAACTTgtcttttattatcatttagcAGTACAAGAAAAGCATGACATGGGAGTGGAGTGGAGATAGATGCTTGAAGACAATCAGTTGAGCTCAGATGTCAGGTGTGtgggaggaggagtgtgtgtgtgtgtgtgtgtgcttctaagagaaagagacagtgtctgagtgtgtgtgtgtgtgtgtgcctgtcacACTCAGAGCTATCAAGAGCTACATGGGAGAAAACAAGATGACACAAAtcacagtgtttattttcagcaCGTAATTATTGACGTTTATCTTTAAATGGCCACCAAGTGTGACTCAACTGTGGGTTATAATTAaatttttccccccttcatcTGGATAAGACTAATTATTAATGAAACACAGAAGCCGTGATAAGACTCAGAGTGAAGCCTGTGCTTGTGAGAAAGACACGGTGATTtacacaagtaaacacacatacacagcttcGAACAACAGAAAACCTTATCCAGCTACATGTTTCCATGAGGGAACAACAATATGCAATACAACAAGACAGAAAGGAAGTGGTGTTCTTCTTGTTTACATATAAACATCTCATTTCCCGGTTCTTTTCAGCTGACCTTTTTCAGTACTGTTGGAAGGCTTGGATAAATGCCTGCTTGTTCAGTTTTCTCTTATTCGCCTGTGTTGTTCTGCCCAGAACAAGCCTGACAGGCGCGGCAACAAAAGGCACTTAAGGGCcaggcacacacactccactcactgaGACTCAGACACAGATAACTACAGACAAGAATGGCTGCTAGGAGACAAGCGTGGGCGGGTGAGATCTGCGCTCAGGGGGAATTATCAGTTTATCCTTGAGagcgtgcgcgcacacacacacacatatatatatatatatatgtatacaatatatatttgtcttactatccttgtTGAGACcttataattattaatgtagCTAATGACCGATATGCTACACTAACCTTAAACTCAGTAACCAAAAGGAAAGCATTTAGCTATTAATtgctttcttttaaataaaatctgcagttgtgtttttgttttttggaaaaaaaaaggagaccaAGGTGAAACATGTCAGATATATCTATCCTTGTGGAATCCCAACCAAGGTTCCCACCAAGATACAACCCATGCAccaccccctccacacacaaGAACACTTACCCTACAAAGAAACCTAGTAGCCCAAcaattcattttattgtatGAGAAAAGCTCGAGACAGACAGCGAGAATGTGCTAAACAGACTCGGTAATCTGATTCAGGTAATAATAATGAGCCAACAGTAATTACCCAGTGATTTGCACCTCCCTTTAATCTCATCTACTCGAGGGCTTCAAAAGAGCGCCATACAGGTCTTTTACCTAAAGAGCACAGGATCGGAGTGCTTGCTAAAGCACCTTCATGGCCGAACAAGATCTGTTCAAGCTGTCATCAGCCTTCACACCCCTGGAATTATCTGGCTACAATGTAAAGAGGAGTAATCATGTTTAAACAGGAGTTCTTCACCCTGCCAGCAGAAAATCAGTGTGCAGCCTTTAAACACATCCCTCCGGGTCAATTTGTTATTGAATCTAATGTGaagtagctgtgtgtgtaaaacacacacacacatacatacacacacagaatagagagaagaggagaatgCTGGGGAGgggctgtgtgtactgtgtgacGGGAGCAGATGTTAAAGCTGTCATAGCCACATTTTCCAATTGAGTGAGCggctgaaagaaagagaggggggatTTTAAAGAGggcaaagaagatgaacagaatgAAATGATTTTCTCTCAGGCACAAAATTAGCACAGCATCCTGCTTTTATTAACTACTAAATCTCCCCTGCACTTCCACAGAAGAATGAATCACTCAGGTTGCATGCATATATGCATGTGAAGCCTATTTGTATACGTAAAATGAAGGTGATGTAGaatttatgtatatatgagtATTAATACATTTGTCAGAATGTCACTGATTGAAGACAAGGTTCATGAGTGAGATCTTTCATCACTGAGAGATACACAAATCCTAATGGCAAAGCCGTCATCATGTGCTAGAAGAGCATGTTCATGTTCTGTGGCTGGCAGGGATAGCATGACACTCGCCTCTGTTACTGACCACTGACCCTGTCACAGTGCAGTTTGAAAACATGTTTTTGGCTGGATTTGTCCTGGATAAAGTGTGATACTAACTAGTGAGTGGCAATAATTATGTTAAAATTTGTGTTTCTGTCACGTTCACACCTCTTAAGAAATGCTTATCTGCACTGCAAAACATGGCCGCCAGTCACTTAGTGAAGAAAGGAGCAAATATGCCATCTGGTGGCAAGAAAAAATTTAACATCGGTTGGATGTAATGCCTGGTTTTAACACCTGATACCCCATGACTAATCCACAGATTAATATATTCCTTGGTGATGAAAAGGTGAGTGCTTTATACTTTATAAGAGGTAACCAATCAGTTGCCATAAAgctttattcataaatatatatatatatatatatatatatatatatatatatatatatatatatatatatatatatatatatacgtccgtccatctatctacctatctagcTAATGCCTGAGCCTAAATATGTCACAGATGGTTCTTATTCATTAGACATTTCACTCCAAGGACTGAAGtggaagctgattattttcctataattgCACAACATGATGATTTTTTAATCCTcttatacaaatacacaaatgacATTGTTTAACTTGTCAATGAACAACATGTCATTCTTTTCCACCTACATTTAATGCAGTGGAACAAGACTTAGTCATCATGAAGACTATCTCTTAGAGAAAAAACATGCTGTTCCACTGGACagtccttccataaatgttaataaaaacattatctCATTCTTCAGAGAGTAGACATTTTACTTTCCTAAATAacaacctatttatttatttatttatttatttatttatttatttatttatttatttatttatttaaacttagattatgtatagtgtaagagctgttactgttacagtatgtgttAGTACAATTCATTTGAGTTACAGCCAGCACCACTCCGAAAATTAATCATTAGAAATAGTTAATTTAGAAATAGCATCTAACAGACATTTACCATATGTGTGGAttcaaaaattcattaaaaacacatcaCTCTTTTGCAACATAAAGAGTTACTCTTGTCCTTGTACCAAGCCCAAGTCTGAGGTCCTGCGAGTGAACACTAATAATTTATTGACATCTGATCCTCCCTCAGTCACACGCCGAGGCTGTTACAGGTCGATTGGCCTGTGCTCTAAAGGACGTCCATCACATAAGCACACAGCATAACAGACACTGCAGAGCCATTACAGTCTCCCACAAGCCACATCTTTTCTTAATGTTATTACTGGAAGAGCACACAGAAATTGCACACATTTAGAAtaatcagaaaaacaaactaAGGAAAAGCATATAGCATGCATAAAGCTTATCAGCCGTTCAGACCTGCTGCTAATAAATACCTGCAGAAGAAATGGGACGAGGAGCATTATGCCGAGCATCGAAAGAAGGTATGTAGCTGTGTTTATGGGATCCAGAGagcaaatattcatttttaagttCAATGTGGACCTGAAAAGCATTGATTATTAAACACATGTCACATTTCTGCCATCATTGCGTTTCAGACTAAATGCAATAGGACACGATACCTATTATATAGGATCTGCTGTTGTGCTGTGAATAAGGGAATATGTATTATGGGAGTGTGTATTATCTGATTGGATGAGTATTTATTAAATGATGACAGCACTTTCAATTTCACACAATCTCATAAACATTTCATTATGGCTGGTTACAAAATGTCACAACAGTCAAGACAGCAACTACTATTCTGTtctatagtttattttatactaACTGCTGCTatgattaaatgtaataaaactaaACTGACAACATTATCAGTATAGTCTGGAATCGCATTGTCTCCAAATGACTTATTAATGAATTATGtgaattattaatgaattatcCCAACAACAAATGGCCTAAACAATCCAGCCTGTCTAAATGTGCTTTGCTGTCTTTAAAGTTTTCTTCTCAAAAGCTGAACTGCGTTTTATGATTCATGTTAAATTCTATATTCCAAATGGTCATTGAAAACTGACCAGTAAAATGCAGTAGGAACCGAAGTGTTAGAGGATAACTGTGTTGCGTAAAGTAATCAGTAAAGGTTTTTCGAAGCTGTTTTTTTGCTCTAAATGTAATAGTTTTGTTTGTCCATGAGGTGAGGGAAGCCAAGCCTACGGTAGACACCAAAGGAATCCAAACACCAACCCACATTCAAGTAAAGCTAAAGAAAGCACAGGTTTGTACACAAAACTCTTTTTGATTTGTATGtacaaaaattatatatatatatatatttttttttattttaattattattttagcaaatgtaaattttatacacaaaaaactgcaataagtaaataaataaataaaatagtaacaattttgcatattaatataaaaaataaacatcttgaatattgtcatattttattgtttataataaacttataataaaaatgtgataaatttCCCCATTTTCCCCAGAGATTTTCCATTGCTAAGATATAATTTGGTTGCAGTATGTAGTTTGATAACTGTCCAATAAaccagatcaggcataacattgttagcagtgacaggtgaagtgaataagactgattatctcctcatcatggcacctgttagtgggtgggatatattaggcagcaagtaaacattttgtcctaaaagttgatgtgttagaagcaggtaaaatggacaagcgtaaggatttgagtgagtttgacaagggccaaattgtgatttCTAGAGGActagatcatctccaaaactgcagctcttgtggagtgttcccggtctgcagtggtcagtatctatcaaaagtggtcaaaggAAGGAATAGtcgtgaaccggtgacagggtcatggtcagccaaggctcactgatgtatgtggggagcgaaggccggcccgtgtgatccgatccaacagacgagctactgttgctcaaattgctgaagacattaatgctggttctgatagaaaggtgtcagaatacacagtgcatgacgggtcagggctgttttggaagcaaaagggggaccaacacaatattaggcaggtggtcattgttatgtataagattattaaacctatttctagacatttatACAGTGTTTTGACAGAGAATTCATCGAGAAAAGAAAAATCGGTtcaattgatttattattaatttattaacatgaaTATGAACTTCATTTATAAAAACTCTAAAATGCTTACACTTATCATCCACACTAAATCATGCCCTAATCTTCTCTATAACACTGTCATATTTGTGTAAGGTTCAAGAAGAGAGGCAAGCCATCATCAACAGAGATAACCAACTGCTGGCATCCAGACTAGCTGATATTCAGCATTCTAAAGGGCGCATAGACCACAGGAACTACTATCCTGAGCGCAGGTAAGTaacatttctgtgtgtaataaaagttcttaccattttaaaaaaagaaattttattaGCCAGACATTCCACAGATTCATAATACAACCCcataaaactgtaaaatgtttaatGCAAGAGCATTATTAATTTAAACTGTCCAAtactttagatagatagatagatagatagatagatagatagatagatagatagatagatagatagatagatagatagatagatagatagatagatagagttggTGGATAGATTgggttggtggatggatggatggatggatggatggatggatggatggatggatggatgggtaggtaggcaggtaggtaggtaggtaggtagatgattggatggatgggtttAGGTGGGTGGTtgggtgagtgaatggatggatggatagatggagggatggatggataggtgggtgggtgggtaggtaggtagatagataatatagaatacaataagttaagttaagttaagcttAAAGTCTATGTGTAGCTGTAAATGTTTGGCCTAGAAATCTGGAGAACTTTAAAGGGTGTCTTTATTCAAGCTTTGTGTACAGCATGTTTTATGTGGGTTCATTTCACCCCTGAGCTGTAGGCGTAAATTGTTAATGTTTCTTTGGCAAGGTGCTCATGAATTACTGAGAGGCAGATTCCCCAGTGTCTAACTAAACCTGAAGAATTCGAACCTTTGTATGTTTGTAGACAGCAAAGGTCATACTGCATTCTTACACAATCTGTTATTAACAatctttttaccagaggccaaataaatacataaataaataaataaataattttgggGTGCctgtgttcagcattgaatttctttgtcaggttACTCCACAGTGGTGGCTAATGGCTAATCTGAAAGGTGACATTCAGGGTTTTAATAATGTTTAGTTTTTCATCAATATTACTGTTTTTACCTAGTCTAAAAGTCTGATTATTAGGTTTAAATGTTATAGTTGTACTGTAGGGgttgtatagtgttttaatATCATAAAAGCTTGTCTATTTTAGCCCAGGTGTGATTGATTTGCCCAGCAGGGGGCTCAAACACCGCCTCTTTTTCATCTCTCTACTCAGCAGCAGCTAAACTTTACTTTACTAAACAATactttataaaatgtatattttttaaaatgtatatttattattcagttcCACTGGCGAAATGAAACACGAATAGCTCTCGACCCACCTCTGAGTAGCTTGCCTCAAGGTTCATGgaatatgtacaaaattgaTAAAATCAGTCAGTAAACCCTGAAGCTGTATATGGAAGCGTTAAactatagtgccaaaagttttgggacacccctccaaatcattgaattcaggtgctgttt comes from Hemibagrus wyckioides isolate EC202008001 linkage group LG14, SWU_Hwy_1.0, whole genome shotgun sequence and encodes:
- the si:ch211-284k5.2 gene encoding sperm axonemal maintenance protein CFAP97D1 → MHKAYQPFRPAANKYLQKKWDEEHYAEHRKKVREAKPTVDTKGIQTPTHIQVKLKKAQVQEERQAIINRDNQLLASRLADIQHSKGRIDHRNYYPERSLNSESRRAKLLQVAHENQAIYERITAQQSEYRRELWEEDWVRTEQRRDSITRYPRGVAHKQKRKKSVKFLGGASVQTLSSSSRTQDGETTDEDLQHQ